In the Mytilus trossulus isolate FHL-02 chromosome 1, PNRI_Mtr1.1.1.hap1, whole genome shotgun sequence genome, one interval contains:
- the LOC134708528 gene encoding chloride intracellular channel protein 6-like, which yields MSTRRFLLYVKAASNGKDIGDCPFSQRVLMFCKLKVLSDRIDITTVDIANKSDDFVRLNPGGTVPVLVDREKDNKVIADSADINKYLEQEFKECDCKVGYTGPALDACSGVFPKLAALLKNKDKSKNDILKAELISELSKVNEYLKSDSHKGKFLIGDEMNAIDCMFLPRLRHVIVAADHYAGIKIPDDMSALKQYVEDANKTEIFSATCCPDDEIIKGWSRHVI from the coding sequence ATGAGTACtagaagatttttgttatatgttAAAGCAGCGAGTAATGGGAAGGATATTGGCGATTGTCCTTTCTCTCAGCGAGTTCTGATGTTTTGCAAATTGAAAGTACTCTCAGATAGAATAGACATAACTACAGTTGATATTGCAAATAAATCAGACGACTTCGTACGTCTTAACCCTGGTGGGACGGTTCCTGTACTTGTCGACAGAGAAAAGGATAATAAAGTTATTGCCGATTCAgcagatattaacaaatatttagaaCAAGAATTTAAAGAATGTGATTGCAAAGTAGGTTATACCGGACCCGCGCTTGATGCATGTTCCGGAGTATTTCCAAAGCTAGCAgcattactgaaaaataaagataaatcgAAAAATGATATCTTAAAAGCTGAATTAATTTCGGAATTATCAAAAGTAAATGAATATCTTAAAAGTGATTCTCATAAAGGCAAATTTCTGATTGGAGATGAAATGAATGCAATTGATTGTATGTTTCTGCCTCGTCTTCGACATGTTATAGTTGCTGCAGATCACTATGCGGGGATAAAAATTCCAGACGACATGTCCGCTTTAAAACAGTACGTCGAGGATGCTAATAAAACCGAGATATTCTCTGCAACGTGCTGTCCAGATGACGAGATAATTAAAGGATGGTCAAGACATGTCATCTGA